In Pseudomonas sp. GCEP-101, one DNA window encodes the following:
- a CDS encoding amidohydrolase: MKLLIPALVSAACAFSSLETMAAADLILHGGKVYTAEPGQALQQAVAVENGRILAVGSDAQILKLRQPATQVIDLHGQVLMPGFIDAHTHLVKGGLQMLQANLDNQDLPLDAFESKLRQWRDDGRARRGQFLSVGGVPTAYWDHIGELQQRFNQGEWARQPILLAGGDYHTGWANQALLDLAGIDAAKVKALKGEEQATIGHDADGRPNGFLVDAGLYPVQALLPLASDDELLEALKGAQRYYHELGITAWMEPLANENPGGDIHNESVGVLPAYKRLAEEGGLTAHVAALLMADSKATPADLDELDKVRQQFSGVTNLTLPGIKVFADGVAEVPAQSAAMLEPYRNSKKYGELLIDPRHFGELVSAADARGWLVHIHAIGDRAVRESLNGIEQARKDRHSGIPHSITHLQMVNPADFPRFKALDVIAAMQLYWAAADENSVDLVKPYVSAMAFLHMYPARSLLKHGATISGASDWPITTPDPWKAIYQAIQRVGPKGVLNAAEDIDRQTMFQAYTLNAARTIRLEDRIGSLKPGKQADLILLDRDVFTVEPDALRDTRVLKTWFAGREVYSRSNANR, translated from the coding sequence ATGAAACTACTGATTCCGGCGCTGGTGTCGGCGGCGTGCGCTTTTTCCTCGTTGGAAACGATGGCCGCCGCCGACCTCATCCTGCATGGCGGCAAGGTCTACACCGCCGAACCCGGCCAGGCGCTGCAACAGGCGGTGGCGGTGGAGAACGGCCGTATCCTCGCCGTTGGCAGCGACGCGCAGATCCTCAAGCTCCGCCAGCCGGCCACCCAGGTCATCGACCTGCACGGCCAGGTGCTGATGCCCGGTTTCATCGATGCCCACACCCACCTGGTCAAGGGTGGCCTGCAGATGCTCCAGGCCAACCTCGACAACCAGGACCTGCCGCTAGACGCGTTCGAGAGCAAGCTGCGCCAGTGGCGCGATGACGGCCGCGCGCGGCGCGGCCAGTTCCTCTCGGTGGGTGGTGTGCCCACGGCGTACTGGGACCATATCGGCGAGTTGCAGCAGCGCTTCAACCAGGGCGAATGGGCCAGGCAGCCGATCCTCCTGGCCGGCGGTGACTACCACACCGGCTGGGCCAACCAGGCGCTGCTCGACCTCGCCGGCATCGACGCGGCCAAGGTCAAGGCGCTCAAGGGCGAGGAGCAGGCGACCATCGGCCATGATGCCGACGGCAGGCCCAACGGCTTCCTGGTCGATGCCGGCCTCTATCCGGTACAGGCGCTGCTGCCGCTGGCGAGCGACGACGAACTGCTCGAGGCGCTGAAGGGCGCGCAGCGCTACTACCATGAGCTGGGCATCACCGCCTGGATGGAGCCCCTGGCGAACGAGAACCCCGGTGGCGACATCCACAACGAATCCGTCGGCGTGCTGCCGGCCTACAAGAGGCTGGCGGAAGAGGGCGGGCTGACTGCCCACGTCGCCGCCCTGCTGATGGCCGATTCCAAGGCGACCCCGGCCGACCTCGACGAGCTGGACAAGGTGCGTCAGCAGTTCTCTGGCGTCACGAACCTGACCCTGCCGGGCATCAAGGTCTTCGCCGACGGCGTGGCCGAGGTGCCGGCGCAGAGCGCGGCGATGCTCGAGCCCTACCGCAACTCGAAGAAGTACGGCGAACTGCTGATCGACCCCCGGCATTTCGGCGAACTGGTCAGCGCCGCCGACGCCCGTGGCTGGCTGGTGCACATCCATGCCATCGGCGACCGCGCGGTGCGCGAGTCGCTCAACGGCATCGAGCAGGCGCGCAAGGATCGCCACAGCGGCATCCCGCATTCGATCACCCACCTGCAGATGGTCAACCCCGCCGACTTCCCGCGCTTCAAGGCGCTCGACGTGATCGCCGCCATGCAGCTGTACTGGGCCGCCGCCGACGAGAACAGTGTCGACCTGGTCAAGCCCTACGTCAGCGCCATGGCCTTCCTGCACATGTACCCGGCGCGCTCGCTGCTCAAGCACGGCGCGACGATTTCCGGCGCCAGCGACTGGCCGATCACCACGCCCGATCCGTGGAAGGCCATCTACCAGGCGATCCAGCGCGTCGGCCCGAAAGGCGTGCTCAACGCCGCCGAAGACATCGACCGGCAGACCATGTTCCAGGCCTACACCCTCAACGCCGCGCGCACTATCCGCCTGGAGGATCGCATCGGTTCGCTGAAGCCGGGCAAGCAGGCCGACCTGATCCTGCTCGACCGCGACGTGTTCACGGTCGAGCCCGACGCGCTGCGCGACACCCGTGTGCTCAAGACCTGGTTCGCCGGTCGCGAAGTCTATAGTCGTTCGAATGCCAATCGCTGA
- a CDS encoding LysR family transcriptional regulator produces MDKMTALTMFVATADHGGFSRAAEQLGKTPSAITKGVAQLEAELGQRLFERTTRRMALTEAGHIYLEGARSALMQLQRASEEVEQLQTELRGSLRIAAPPSFAPAFFNAVCCRFLREHPQVRLEVDLADEFADLVEGGYDLALRDGPIDLPDVIAQPLIENRLMLCASPRYLAEKGMEVTLENYEQHDWLIFRHPLLNRNFWWVQKDGERLRIRQPVPRIASDNYDFLLACLLDGQGLQFLPQWSALPYLESGELVEQLPDCWRDQSAFGPWVHVLYLPHRRSTRKVRVFIEYLREHLQGKGLV; encoded by the coding sequence ATGGACAAGATGACCGCCCTCACCATGTTCGTCGCCACCGCCGACCACGGCGGCTTCAGCCGCGCGGCCGAACAGTTGGGCAAGACCCCCTCGGCGATAACCAAGGGCGTGGCGCAACTGGAGGCCGAACTGGGCCAACGCCTGTTCGAACGCACCACACGGCGCATGGCGCTGACCGAAGCCGGGCACATCTACCTGGAAGGCGCGCGCTCGGCCTTGATGCAGCTGCAACGCGCCAGCGAGGAAGTCGAGCAGTTGCAGACCGAGTTGCGCGGCAGCCTGCGCATTGCCGCGCCGCCCTCCTTCGCCCCGGCCTTCTTCAACGCGGTGTGCTGCCGCTTCCTGCGCGAGCATCCGCAGGTGCGCCTGGAGGTGGACCTGGCGGACGAATTCGCCGACCTGGTGGAAGGCGGCTACGACCTTGCCCTGCGCGACGGCCCCATCGACCTGCCCGACGTGATCGCCCAGCCGCTGATCGAGAACCGCCTGATGCTCTGCGCCAGCCCTCGCTATCTCGCCGAAAAGGGGATGGAGGTGACGCTGGAGAACTACGAGCAGCACGACTGGCTGATCTTCCGCCACCCGCTGCTGAACCGGAACTTCTGGTGGGTGCAGAAGGACGGCGAACGCCTCCGCATCCGCCAGCCGGTGCCGCGCATTGCCAGCGACAACTATGACTTCCTGCTGGCGTGCCTGCTGGATGGCCAGGGCCTGCAGTTCCTCCCGCAGTGGAGCGCGCTGCCCTACCTGGAAAGCGGCGAGCTGGTGGAGCAGCTACCCGACTGCTGGCGCGACCAGAGCGCCTTCGGGCCCTGGGTCCACGTGCTCTACCTGCCGCACCGGCGCAGCACGCGCAAGGTGCGGGTGTTCATCGAGTACCTGCGCGAGCACCTGCAGGGGAAGGGGTTGGTCTGA
- a CDS encoding aldehyde dehydrogenase family protein yields MRDQLYIDGQWQAPAQGGRFEVYEPSSEAVLTEVAAATGEDVDRAVQAARRAFDEGEWGRSTGRERAGYLRAIADNLRGRREDLARLEVQDNGKPLPEAQWDIDDAIGCFDYYAALAEGLNGEGEVVALPDERFACRVLREPVGVVGQIIPWNYPLLMASWKVAPALAAGCTAVLKPSELTPLTSLELAAAADAVGLPKGVLNVVTGLGRDAGSPLSAHPGVDKLAFTGSVPTGRAIMQAAAQDIKNVSLELGGKSAFIVFDDADIEAAVEWILFGIFWNQGQVCSATSRLLVQEGLHDRLIERLVEEARRITIGNGLEPGVLLGPLVSAGQHAKVLQAIEAGVRDGAKLVTGGKRPAHREKGWFVEPTVFVDAPLDSAVWREEIFGPVLAVRRFKDEAEALRLANDSQFGLAAAVMSADPARCQRVSRGLRAGIVWVNCSQPTFTQAPWGGYKQSGIGRELGVWGLNNYLETKQVTEYLSDQAWGWYLK; encoded by the coding sequence ATGCGCGACCAGCTCTATATCGACGGCCAGTGGCAGGCACCCGCACAAGGCGGCCGCTTCGAGGTGTACGAACCCTCCAGCGAAGCCGTGCTGACCGAAGTCGCCGCCGCCACCGGCGAGGATGTGGATCGCGCCGTGCAGGCCGCACGTCGGGCTTTCGACGAGGGCGAGTGGGGCCGCAGCACGGGCAGGGAACGCGCCGGCTACCTGCGCGCCATCGCCGACAACCTGCGTGGCCGCCGCGAAGACCTGGCCCGCCTGGAGGTGCAGGACAACGGCAAACCGCTGCCCGAGGCGCAGTGGGACATCGACGACGCCATCGGCTGCTTCGACTACTACGCCGCGCTGGCCGAAGGACTGAACGGCGAGGGTGAAGTGGTCGCGTTGCCCGACGAGCGTTTCGCCTGCCGGGTGCTGCGCGAGCCGGTCGGCGTGGTCGGGCAGATCATCCCGTGGAACTACCCGCTGCTGATGGCTTCGTGGAAGGTCGCGCCGGCACTCGCCGCCGGCTGCACCGCGGTGCTCAAGCCCTCCGAGCTGACCCCGCTGACCTCCCTGGAACTGGCCGCCGCGGCCGATGCCGTGGGCCTGCCCAAGGGCGTGCTCAACGTGGTCACCGGGCTGGGCCGCGATGCCGGCTCGCCGCTGTCGGCGCACCCGGGCGTGGACAAGCTGGCCTTCACCGGCAGCGTGCCCACCGGGCGCGCGATCATGCAGGCGGCGGCCCAGGACATCAAGAACGTCAGCCTGGAGCTGGGCGGCAAGTCGGCGTTCATAGTCTTCGATGACGCCGATATCGAAGCAGCGGTGGAGTGGATCCTCTTTGGCATCTTCTGGAACCAGGGGCAGGTATGCAGCGCGACCTCGCGCCTGCTGGTGCAGGAGGGGCTGCATGACCGGCTGATCGAGCGCCTGGTGGAAGAGGCCCGCCGTATCACCATCGGCAATGGCCTGGAGCCGGGCGTGCTGCTCGGCCCGCTGGTCAGCGCCGGGCAACACGCCAAGGTGCTGCAGGCCATCGAGGCCGGCGTGCGCGACGGCGCGAAGCTGGTCACTGGCGGCAAGCGTCCGGCCCATCGCGAGAAGGGCTGGTTCGTCGAGCCCACGGTGTTCGTCGACGCCCCGCTGGACAGCGCCGTGTGGCGCGAGGAGATCTTCGGCCCGGTGCTCGCCGTGCGCCGCTTCAAGGACGAAGCCGAGGCGCTGCGCCTGGCCAACGACAGCCAGTTCGGCCTGGCGGCGGCCGTGATGTCCGCCGACCCGGCGCGCTGCCAGCGGGTGAGCCGGGGGCTGCGCGCAGGCATCGTGTGGGTCAACTGCTCGCAGCCGACCTTCACCCAGGCGCCCTGGGGCGGCTACAAGCAGAGCGGCATCGGCCGCGAGCTGGGCGTGTGGGGGCTGAACAACTACCTGGAGACCAAGCAGGTCACCGAGTACCTCAGCGACCAGGCGTGGGGGTGGTACCTCAAGTAA
- a CDS encoding nuclear transport factor 2 family protein, with protein sequence MRYHQAWRRHDIEALMALFDPQVEYTDFFQGRRIAPSELRDYLQTSMPAAGDESQVYTDRLRVDGDTAFLQYQVTLRGTQGLVSFRATEAYTVRDGRIIRVNEHAALVGQPEKTASEPQPRMADSRLGLSARQLSLLGGDIQQYFQQTRPFLNPDLDMPQVAAATGYTRNQISYFLNQVLGLSFYQYLNQLRLRHLLAQLDGATSVTRIDELARAAGFRSLSTFYRCFREETGLSPKAYLEQQRA encoded by the coding sequence ATGCGCTATCACCAGGCCTGGCGTCGGCACGACATCGAGGCGCTGATGGCGCTGTTCGATCCGCAGGTGGAGTACACCGATTTCTTCCAGGGACGTCGGATTGCGCCGAGCGAGTTGCGCGATTACTTGCAGACCAGCATGCCGGCGGCCGGCGATGAATCGCAGGTCTACACCGACCGCCTGCGCGTGGACGGCGACACCGCTTTCCTGCAGTACCAGGTGACCTTGCGCGGCACCCAGGGCCTGGTGTCGTTCCGCGCCACCGAGGCCTACACCGTGCGTGACGGCAGGATCATCCGGGTGAACGAGCACGCCGCACTGGTCGGCCAGCCGGAGAAAACCGCCAGCGAGCCGCAACCGCGCATGGCCGATAGCCGCCTGGGGTTGTCGGCGCGGCAGCTGAGCCTGCTCGGCGGGGATATCCAGCAGTACTTCCAGCAGACCCGGCCATTCCTCAACCCCGACCTGGACATGCCCCAGGTCGCGGCGGCCACCGGCTACACGCGCAACCAGATCTCCTACTTCCTCAACCAGGTGCTGGGCCTGAGTTTCTACCAGTACCTGAACCAGCTGCGCCTGCGCCACCTGCTCGCCCAACTGGACGGCGCCACCAGCGTCACGCGCATCGATGAACTGGCGCGCGCGGCCGGGTTCCGCTCGCTGTCGACCTTCTACCGCTGCTTCCGCGAGGAGACGGGGTTGTCGCCCAAGGCGTACCTGGAGCAACAGCGCGCGTGA
- a CDS encoding NAD(P)/FAD-dependent oxidoreductase has translation MTSALLAHAIPRPFWLDTFDPAPAAPALEADRRFDLVVVGGGFTGLWTALHARLRWPGASIAVVEARRCGGEASGRNGGFCAPSISHGVGNALRRWPEEAETLVRLGRQNLDEFEADLNRFGMNVEFERRGKLSVAAQPWQVDGLRGMQRNYQRFGIDCEWLEGAELAQRLDSPLYKAGVFEPNYALLNPAKMAAELRRVCLEHGIQLFENTPVHELHQRGDRLLLRCDRGELEAGQIALATNIAPPLLGHLNSSVIPVYDYSLVTQPLTDDQLRAIGWVDRYGIADAGNQFHYLRKTADNRILWAGFDAIYHFGSRRDEALTQRPESFQRLAGQFREAFPQLGPVEFSHAWGGIIDTSARTTLFTGCVLDNRVAYALGFTGQGVAASRFAALNMLDQLGGESTERTRLRMTSQKPFPFPPEPLRYLGVRLAQRSLAKEDRTGRRDLLLKTLDAFGVGFDS, from the coding sequence ATGACATCCGCCCTTCTTGCGCACGCCATTCCCCGACCCTTCTGGCTCGATACCTTCGATCCCGCTCCCGCCGCGCCAGCGCTGGAAGCGGATCGCCGCTTCGACCTGGTGGTGGTCGGCGGCGGCTTCACCGGTCTGTGGACCGCCCTGCACGCCCGCCTGCGCTGGCCCGGCGCGAGCATTGCGGTGGTCGAGGCGCGGCGTTGCGGCGGCGAAGCCAGCGGGCGCAATGGCGGCTTCTGCGCGCCGAGCATTTCCCACGGCGTAGGCAACGCCTTGCGCCGCTGGCCGGAAGAAGCTGAAACCCTGGTACGCCTGGGCCGTCAGAACCTCGACGAATTCGAGGCGGACCTGAACCGCTTTGGCATGAACGTGGAGTTCGAGCGCCGCGGCAAGCTCAGCGTTGCCGCACAACCCTGGCAGGTCGATGGCCTGCGCGGCATGCAGCGCAACTACCAGCGCTTCGGCATCGACTGCGAGTGGCTCGAAGGCGCGGAACTGGCGCAGAGACTCGACTCGCCCCTCTACAAGGCCGGCGTGTTCGAGCCCAACTACGCGCTGCTCAACCCGGCGAAGATGGCCGCCGAGCTGCGCCGGGTCTGCCTGGAGCACGGCATCCAGCTGTTCGAGAACACCCCCGTGCACGAGCTGCACCAGCGTGGCGACCGCTTGCTGCTGCGCTGTGACCGTGGCGAGCTGGAAGCCGGGCAGATCGCCCTGGCCACCAACATCGCGCCGCCGCTGCTGGGTCACCTGAATTCCAGCGTGATCCCGGTGTACGACTACTCGCTGGTCACCCAGCCGCTCACCGACGATCAGCTGCGCGCCATCGGCTGGGTCGACCGCTACGGCATCGCCGACGCCGGCAACCAGTTCCACTACCTGCGCAAGACCGCCGACAACCGCATCCTGTGGGCCGGCTTCGACGCCATCTATCACTTCGGCAGCCGCCGCGACGAAGCCCTGACCCAGCGCCCGGAAAGCTTCCAGCGCCTGGCCGGGCAGTTCCGCGAGGCCTTCCCGCAGCTCGGCCCGGTCGAATTCAGCCACGCCTGGGGCGGCATCATCGACACCTCCGCGCGCACCACGCTGTTCACCGGCTGCGTACTCGACAACCGCGTCGCCTACGCGCTGGGCTTCACCGGCCAGGGCGTGGCGGCGAGCCGTTTCGCCGCGCTCAACATGCTCGACCAGCTGGGCGGCGAAAGCACCGAACGCACCCGGCTGCGCATGACCTCGCAGAAGCCCTTCCCCTTCCCGCCCGAGCCGCTGCGCTACCTCGGCGTGCGCCTGGCGCAGCGTTCGCTGGCCAAAGAAGACCGCACCGGCCGCCGCGACCTGCTACTCAAGACCCTCGATGCCTTCGGCGTCGGTTTCGATTCCTGA
- a CDS encoding cupin domain-containing protein has translation MSTLPRHVIDFANPDLAPQEREINDPVIVDVPYRSRSWRHFSAPEKNAIAGIWEAGVHLERCECDYDELCHILEGTVRLTDADGVAKTFGPGDSFVVAAGFKGTWENLTPVRKVYFILG, from the coding sequence ATGTCCACCCTGCCCCGCCACGTCATCGACTTCGCCAACCCGGACCTCGCCCCGCAGGAGCGCGAGATCAACGACCCGGTCATCGTCGATGTGCCGTACCGCAGCCGCAGCTGGCGGCACTTCAGTGCGCCGGAAAAGAACGCCATCGCCGGCATCTGGGAGGCCGGCGTGCACCTGGAACGCTGCGAATGCGACTACGACGAGCTGTGCCATATCCTCGAAGGCACGGTGCGCCTGACCGACGCGGACGGCGTGGCGAAGACCTTCGGGCCGGGGGATTCCTTCGTGGTCGCGGCGGGGTTCAAGGGCACCTGGGAGAACCTCACGCCGGTGCGCAAGGTGTACTTCATTCTGGGCTGA
- a CDS encoding lytic transglycosylase domain-containing protein: protein MSSRAWRWARRCLPGCVGLALLAAPLFANAQFICHARDGTVSHGSQAVTGARCTQQHGKAGQGVKAKAAAPSPRGTASGAERIRVYTFVHNGVRQYVSRRPVGITARVDVLDVYYIKGCYLCMAPKDFNVAALRLDTRSYRREIESASTRYGVDQALVRAVIHAESAFQPNAVSIAGAQGLMQLMPDTAERFNVSDPFDARQNIRGGVRYLAWLLKRFNGNQRLALASYNAGEMTVDKYNGIPPYSETQTYVARVQSLTERYRNHR from the coding sequence ATGAGTTCCAGAGCTTGGCGATGGGCCCGCAGGTGCCTACCCGGATGCGTCGGCCTGGCCTTGCTGGCCGCTCCGCTCTTCGCCAACGCCCAGTTCATCTGCCACGCCCGCGACGGCACGGTCAGCCACGGCAGCCAGGCGGTCACCGGCGCGCGCTGCACCCAGCAGCACGGCAAGGCCGGCCAGGGCGTCAAGGCAAAAGCCGCGGCGCCATCGCCGCGCGGCACCGCGTCGGGCGCAGAGCGCATCCGCGTGTACACCTTCGTCCATAACGGCGTGCGCCAGTATGTGAGCCGCCGCCCGGTCGGCATCACCGCGCGGGTCGACGTGCTCGACGTGTACTACATCAAGGGCTGCTACCTGTGCATGGCGCCGAAGGATTTCAACGTCGCGGCCCTGCGCCTGGACACCCGCTCCTACCGGCGGGAAATCGAGTCGGCCTCGACGCGCTATGGTGTCGACCAGGCGCTGGTGCGGGCGGTAATCCATGCCGAATCGGCATTTCAACCCAACGCCGTCTCCATCGCCGGCGCCCAGGGGTTGATGCAGCTGATGCCCGACACCGCCGAACGCTTCAACGTGAGCGATCCGTTCGACGCGCGGCAGAACATCCGTGGCGGCGTGCGCTACCTGGCTTGGCTGCTCAAGCGCTTCAACGGCAACCAGAGGCTGGCGCTGGCCAGCTACAACGCCGGCGAAATGACCGTCGACAAGTACAACGGCATCCCGCCCTACAGCGAGACGCAAACCTATGTCGCCCGCGTGCAGTCGCTGACCGAGCGTTATCGCAACCATCGCTGA